The Leifsonia poae region AACACGAACCGTCGCACCACCGCGTAAGGCACGTCGGTCGGGTTCTGACGGAGCAGCCATTCGGCCGGTTGCGCGTCGGCGACGGGATGCCACGGGGCCACTGCTCTCCTCCGTTCGGGTTCGCAGCCCGGCCCGCTGCACTCACAGGCTACGAAGCGCCCCCGACACCGCGTGCGCTGGAAGGGATCGTGGCGAAGAGACGCCCGACGAGATCGGCCGCCGTGTGCTCGGTGAGGGTCCAGGGCTGGAAGATGACGCGGTAGATGATGGGGGCGACCACGTGGTCGACGATGTCGTCGGGGGTGACGCCCACCGCATCCGCCCGCGCCACGAACATCGTCGCCTCCGCGTGACGGTTGCGCAGGCAGTCGGAGGTGCGCTCGCCGGCATTGGCGGCGCCGCCGCGGAGCAGCGCGGCATTGACCGGCTTGCCGTAGTGCCGCACGATCTCGCTCGCCCAGGCGGTGAGGTCGCCCTGCAGGGTTCCGCTCTCGGGCAGGGGGCGCTCCGGGTCGAGCCGGTAGGTGGCGATGTCGTTGAGCAGGGTGGGGAGATCGCCCCAGCGGCGGTAGATGCTCGTCGGGTTGACGCCGGCGCGCTCGGCGATCATCGGAACGGTGACGCGTTCGCTGCCGCGCTCCTTGACGAGCTCTTCGACGGCGGTGCGCACATTGTGGATGACCGCGGCGCTGCGGCCGCCCGTCCTCTTCGATGAGGTGGTCGGTGTTTCCATGTCGCCCAGCTTAAAGCAAAAACTGTTGCTTTTGTAGGGTTGACGGGTCTAGCATCCCTAAAGCAACGATTTTTGCTTTAGGAGAACTGATGATCACGCTCGAAGAGACCGGCTCGCTCCCCGCCCTCCACTCGACCCGGCGCGGCCTGCGGCCGATGGCCGCCTTCGTCGGCTCTGCGTTGGCGTTCGTGGCGGTCGCGTTCTCGGTGGGAGCCCCCAGCCCGCTGTTCGTGCTCTACCAGCACGAGTGGGGGTTCGCCGACGCGATGCTCACCGTCGCCTTCGCGATCTACGCGGTCACACTCCTGGTGACGCTGCTGATCGCCGGCTCGTTGTCCGACCACATCGGCCGGCGCCCGGTGCTGATCGCCGCGCTCGCGCTCGAAGCCGCGGCGATGCTGCTCTTCCTGTTCGCGCAGGACATCGGCTGGATCGTCGTCGCGCGTGCCGTGCAGGGCGTGGGAACCGGAGCCGCGATGGCCACCTTCTCCGCCTCGCTCGTCGAGCTCGCGCCCGAACGGCACAAGAAGCTCGGCGCGGTCATCGGCAGCACAGCACCGATCGGCGGCATCGCGCTCGGCGCGATCGTCACCGGCGTCGTGGTGCAGTTCGCGGCACAGCCGACGGTGTGGATCTTCTCGGCACTCGTGCTCGTGTTCGCGGCCGGGCTGCTCGTCGTGGTGGGGTCGCACGAGACCGTCGAACGGCGTCCGGGTGCGGTGCGGTCGCTCATCCCGCGCCTGATGATCCCGCAGGCGGCACGGCGCGAGTTCGTCGGAGCGCTGCCGCTGCTCGCGGCGGCGTGGATGCTCTCCGGCCTGTTCATCGGACTCGCGCCCTCCATCGTGCGCGGCGTCTTCCACCTGGAGAGCGGTCTTGTGAACGGCGCGGTCGTCGGGCTCGCACCCGCGACAGGCGCAGCGGCCGGACTGTTGCTGAGCCGGTACCCGGCGCGACTGTCGACGATCGGCGGCACCGTCGCCATCCTGGTGGGCGTCGGGTTGACGGTGGTCTCGGTCACCGGAGATGCGCTCTGGCTCCTCTTTGCGGCGTCGGCGGTGGGCGGCGTCGGATTCGGGGCGGCCTTCTCGGCGGTGATGCGCATCCTGGCGCCGCTTGCCCCAGCCGAGCAGCGGGCCGAACTGTTCGCGGGTGTCTACCTCGTGAACTACCTGGCCTACGGATTGCCGGCACTCGTGGCGGGAGAGCTGATCGCCGTGGTCGGCCTCGTTCCGACGGTGGCCTGGTACGCCGGTGTGATCGGCGTCGTGGCGATTGTCGCGATCGTCGCTCAGCTCATGCTGACCAGGCCGCGCCCGCTCACGGCAGGTCGATGAGGGCCTTGCCGACGAGGCCGTTCTCGACGGCGTCGTGGGCCGCAGCCGTCTCGCTGAGCGGAAACCGCGTGATCGGAAGCCCGTGCGCCGCGCCCACCGGCAGGGCTCCGTCCGCGACGGCGGCCGTGACGGCACGTACCGCTGCGTCCTTCGCCTCGGCAGGGGTGGTGTAGGTGAGGACGAACTGGTACCGCAGGTTCTTCGTCATGCTGGGACGAACGGGGACGGCGAGGGCGGCGGGCGAGTCGGCGTAGATCGCGATGGTGGCGTCCGCGGCGGCCACCCGCACGTCGAGCTCGGCGTTGGCGCCCGGGTTCACCTCCACGATGATGTCGATGCCGCGCGGGGCGAGAGCGCCGATGGCCTCGGCCGCATCCGTGTCGCGATAGTCGACGACGTGGTGGGCGCCGGCGGCCTCGGCGAGACGGGCCTTCGCCGGGCTGCTGACGGTGGACACGACGGTGGCGCCCGCCCACACCGCGAGCTGGATTGCTGCATGCCCGACCGCGCCTGCGCCTCCCGCGACGAGCACGGTGCGACCGGAGAGGGAACCGGGGGTGAGCTCTCGAGGGCCGAGCTCGTGCGTGGTCAGCGTGCGATGCGCGGTGAGCGCCGGGATACCGAGGGAGGCGCCGAGGTCGAAGTCCGCGGTGTCGGGCAGGGCCACCACCTGGCGCACCGGCAGTACGACGAGCTCCTGCGCTGTTCCGTTCGGGCGCTGGTACGCCGCATCCCACACCCAGACGCGGTCACCGGGGGCGAAAGCCGTGACACCGGGGCCGATCTCGTCTACCACACCCGAGCCGTCCTGGTTCGGAACCTGAGGCCGGGGCAGCGCCGCTGCGCCGCCGCCGCGCCGCGACTTCCAATCGGTGGGGTTGACGCCCGAGACGTGGATGCGGACGCGCACCTCCCCGACGCCGGCGTGCGGCTCGTCTCTCTCCTCGAGCGCGAGAACAGAGGAGGGTCCCGTTGATGTGTATGCGACAGCCTTCATGTCTCCAGCCAACCACGCCCCGCCCCGCTCTGTTCCGTTCGAGAGGGTCGGATGTCCCTCGAGCCGGGCTCAGCCCGTGGCGCAGCCGCCGGTGCCGATCGGTGCGGCGCCGACCGAGTTGAGAACCGGCCGCAACTCGTCGAGGGTGAGCGCGTATCCGGTGTCGGGGTCGATGGTGGAGCGCGCGAACACCACACCGACGACCTTGCCCTGCGAGTCGAGGAGGGGGCCTCCGGAGTTGCCGGGCCGAACCGAACCGCGCAGCGCGTAGATGTCGCGGTCGACGGATCCGCTCTGGTAGATGTCGGTTCCTCGGGCGATCATGCGGTCGCGCACGCGTTCGGGGCTCACGGTGTACGGGCCGTTTCCGGGGTAGCCTGCGGCGTACGCCTGGTCTCCCGTCGAGAGGTCTTCGCCGATCTCGAGCGGGGGCGCGGTGAGCCCGGTCACGTCGAGCACGGCCAGATCCCGCTCCGGGTCGAAGGCGATGAGGGATGCGCGCATGGGCTGATCGGTCGACGGATCGCGCACGACGATGGCCGACGCGCCCGCCACGACGTGGGCGTTCGTGACGACGCGCCCCTGGGAGACCACCCAGCCGCTGCCCTCGGAGTCCACTCCGCACTCCGGCTTGGAGGCGAGGACGGTGACCACCGACCGTTTCGCCCGATCGACCGCGGCAGGGACCGACGGGTCGGGGGCCTGCACGGTCTTGATCGCCTCGCCACTCTCGAAGACCTTCGGCAGACCGGCGTCGGCGAGGGCGTCGTCGACCGCACCGACCACGGTCGACGAAGGGATGGGAGCGAGGGCGTCGAGGGCGGCGACCACCTTCGACGAACCGGCGGCCTGCACGACCGTAGCGAGGTTCGTGGCGAGCGCGAACCCGGCGACGAGCCACACCACGACCGCCCAGGTGAGCAGGCCGAGCGCGGCGCCGACCAGTGAGTCGAGCCAGCGCACCGGACCGTGGCGCACGAGCTTGCCGATGAGGGTGGCCAGGCCGGCGGCGATCGCATAGGCGACGGCGGCACAGGCCAGGATGACGATGGCGGCGACGATGGACCGCTGCGTGGCGCTTCCCCAACCGGCGGCGGCGAGCCAGCCGACCACCATCGGTGCCAGGCTCAGGCCGCCCCAGAGGCCGAGGCCGAGACCGACCAGCGAGCCGGCGGCCCGGATGGCGCCGTGCCCCCAGCCGACGGCGATCGCGATGACGGCGAGCACCACCAGCACGACATCGACCACGAGTTCCACGCCTGCCACCCTGCCTCACCAGCCTGGGCGCAGGCTCAACCGTTCATGAACGTCGGCTGCCCGCTTGCTCAGAGCCGGGCAAACACCGACGAGGCCGACGGGCCTCGCGTCAGACGCGTCCGTCTTCCTCGTCTCCGTCGTCGACGGATGCGGGATCGGGCAGCAGAGCGGGAGGCCGTTCCGGCTCGAACGCGACAGGGTGCTTGTTCTGGGCGTCTTTGTCCATGGGGCGACCGTACGCTCCGCGCACTCCGCTGCCAAGTCGCCGCCGGCGCGACCCTGTGAGTGTGGCCGGCCCGGCGCTCCGCGGGGAAACGCCGGGCCGGTGTCGACGTATCGAGATGCTGCTACCCGTCGGCGGGGTTCCGCTTGTCCGCTTCGTCGTCGTGCGGGTCTTCGGGGGTGGCGGTCGGCGGTTTGCGGCGGCCGGTGAGCACCACGACGAGCACGCCGGCGATCGCGAGCACGACGATGCCGATCGCGATGCCGATCACCGGGCCGAGGTTGCCGGAGTCGGCCGACGGCTGGGTGGGTGCCGCGCTGCCGGCGGTCTCCGTCGGCGGCGCGGCCGGCGCCGTGGCCGTGTCGGTGGCCACCGCGTCGCCGCCCTTCTTGCCGCAGACCGTTCCATCGCTGCCCGCCGCGGCGACCGTTCCGGCCGGAGGCTGGTAGGTGAACCCGAGCGAGTTCGACACAGTGTGACCGTCGGCCGACACGATCTGGTAGGTGATCGTGTATTTGCCGGCGGAGCCCAGCGAGACCGGAGCCGAGACCACGGTGTCGGCCGTGGTCGCGCATCCCGTCTCGAAATGCCGGGAGTCCGGCCCGGTCACCGTGACGAGCGAACTGGATCCGTCGCCTGACAGGTCGAGAACGCGGTCGTTGAAGGTGAGCGTCACCCGCTGAAGCGGCTCTGTGACGACGGAGTCGGCGGCCGGACTGCTGTTCACCAGGTAGTCGTGCGCCGAGGCGCCCACCGCTGGCAGCAGTGCGAGCGCCACGGCGCCGGTTGCCGCCAGCGACGCGGTCAGAACCCGGAGGCTTCTCATGCGTCCACCTTGGCACGGCTTCGACGGGTCGCCGCGAAGACGGCGACCACGAGCGCGATGGCGCCGAGGGCGAGGCCGCCGATGCCGAGACCGATGGCGACCGCATCCGCCGCCGGGTCGGCCGTGGGCGCCGCCGGTGCCGGCGACGTGGTCGCGACGACCGGGTTGGCCGACTCGCCGGCCGGAACCGGGTCGTTCACGTACAGGGTCGGCGCGGGGTGCTCCGGCTCTTTGCCTGAGGCCGGGGTCTTGTCGGCCCAGTTCACGACGGTGCCGTCCGAGTACGTCTGGTGCGCGGGCAGCAGCACCTGGCCGGTGTTCGGCACGGCCCCGGCCGAGATGGTGAACAGCTGGAACTGTCCGGGTGCGATCTGCACGCCGCTGTCGGCGGTCCAGGTGACGCGCACCGGGGCTTCGGTGATGGTTCCGTCGTCGGTCTTCACCGGCTTGGCCAGCTTCTCGGTGTCCACCGTCGTCGTCCAGCCGGCGAGTGGCTGGTAGGTGACCGAGGTGAACGGCGTGTCGGTCGGGAGGTCGACCACCAGCTTCACTGTTCCCGCCGTGGCCGACTCGGTCGGCACCTTGAAGCTGAGGGTGGCGTAGCTGCCGGCCGCCGCGGAGTCGGGGTCGATGCGCACGTGCGCGCTGGCGGCGAGCGGCGCGGCGAGGAGGAGCAGGGCGGTCGTTCCTGCCGCGATGGACGCGGCGATGGTGCTTTTCTTCATGAGAGTCCTGTCGAAAGAAGTGTCGTGGATGCTGATGATCCGAGGGGATGCGAGGGCGCGCGCGACGAGCGTGACCCACGGCATCCGTGGCACGACGTCAGAACGCGCTGGCGACCAGCGGGGGCCCGCGGTGACGCAGGCGGCCGAGCGGGATGCCGAAGTCGCGCAGCCGCGACGGCTCCGACTCGACGGCGCGGGCGGGCGGGAAAGCCAGGGTGACGGGCGCGAGCACGACCAGCTTCGAGAGCAGGGCGAACCCGGAGTCGATGGCGAAACGAGTCGAATCGAACAGGCCCCAGAACGCGCGCTCGCCGAAACGGAGCGCGATCACGGTGACGAGCACGGCCGAGGCGTGGCCGACCCACATCGCGGCATTGGTGGGCAGCGCACCCATGCCGGCGTGGGTCGCGTCGCCGACGGCCATCAGCAGGTGCGATCCCGGGTGCAGGTGCACCATCCCTCCGCCGTCGACGGCGCTGAACGTGGCCGAGCCGCCGCCGAGGCTGAACAGCAGGTGGAAGAGGAACTGGCTGAGCGTCACCGACACGGTCAGTCGCCAGAGTGACAGCCGACGACCCGTCAGGGCGATCGAGGCCAGGGTGGCGAAAGCCAGGCTCAGGACGATCGGGACGGCCCCCGGAGCGCCGCCGCCGCCGGCGACGTGGAACAGTGCCGCAACGAAGATGGCGACGCCGGACGCGAGAAGACCGCGCGCGACGCGGGCCCACCTCGATCCCATCTGGTCATCCCTCTCGTCACCGGTGGTTCGGACCAAGTCTACGGAACGGATGGCGACAGCGTGGGTCGTCGGTAGTCTACGAATGCCGCAACGATACGGTCGAGGGAGGAGAGCCCATGCCGAGAGGCGCGAATCTTCCCGTGATCGCCGCCTTCAACGAGACCGTGCTGCTCGACGCGATCCGGCGTTCCGAGGGTGGGCTGAGCCGGGTGGAGTTGGCGCGCAAGACCGGACTCTCGGCGCAGACGGTGACGAATGTGAGCCGTCGGCTGCTCGCCCAGGGGCTCATCCGCGAGGGCGGAAGCCGGCAGATCGATGGTCCGGGCAAGCCGCGCACCATGCTGCTGCTGGAGCCGACCGGCTCGTACGCGATCGGCGTGCACCTGGACCCGACGGTGATCACCTGTGTTCTGCTCGACCTGGAGAGCACGGTCGTGGAGCACACACGCAGGCATTCGCCGGTCTCCGGGGATGCTGCCGAGACGGTCGCGCTCGCCGTCGACGCCGTCACGGAACTGCTGGAGATCTCGGGTGTCGACCGCGGGCGGGTGAGCGGCATCGGTGTCGCAGCGCCGGGGCCGATCGACGCCGAGACCGGTGTCGTGGTGCGGCCGCCGCTGGTGCCGGGGTGGACGGACTTCCACCTGCGCGACGAGCTGACGGCGGCGACCGGACTGCCGACTCTGGTGGCCAAGGATGTGACGGCCGCTGCGGTCGCCGAACGCTGGCGCGACCCCGCGGGCGCGAGCGGCAACTTCGCGTTCGTCTACTACGGCACCGGTGTCGGTGTCGGCCTGGTGCTGGCGAACGATGTGTACACGGGTGCCTCGCAGAACGCAGGAGATGTCGGCCACTCGATCGTGGATCCGACCGGACCCCCGTGCTTCTGTGGGCGGCGCGGATGCTACGGGGAGTCCGTGCGTCCGCATCGATTGGTCCTCTCGGCCATCCGCGACGGTGTGATCGCGGCGCCCGACGGCGTGCTGGTCACCCCGGGCGCCGACGGACCCGAAGCTGTGCTCGATGTCGAGACCGTCGACGAACTGTTCACCGAGCTCGTGCGGGCAGCGGACGACGGCGATGCGGCGGCCGAGCGCATCCTCGACCGGTCGGTGCGGAACACGGCGATCTACGTCTCGAATCTCGCTGCCCTGCTCGACATCGACCGGGTCGTCTTCGGCGGCCCGACCTGGAGCCGGGTGGAGCAGCGGTATCTGCGGCTGCTCCCGCTCCGGTTGGCCGAAGCGGATATGGGGATCCTGACCCATCCGGTGTCGATCTCCTCGAGCGCGGTCGGTGACGATGTGGCCGCGGTCGGCGCGGCCTGTCTCGTGCTCGACTCGACATTCTCGCCGAGGGCGACCCTGCGCTGAGCCGGGGCGTTGGATAGTGTCGAGGGATGCCTGCACCCTCGGACTGGATCGAGCACCGTCGCGGCGACGGCGAGCTCGTCGGCTGGATGCGCCCGGAGGGCGACGGCTTCGTCGTCTTCGATCTGCTCGGGCGCCCGCTGACCGATGCGATCGACTGGCTCGCGGCCGAGGAAACGCTCGACGGGCTCGGAATCGGGTATCTCGCCGACCCGTTCGAACTGCTGCTCGATGACGGCCGGTGGCTTCGCGTGCGGCTGACCGAGGTGTCGCCCGATCACATCCGGGTGAAGCGGGAGGATTGGGGTGCGATCGATATTCCGTTGCTGGAATACACCGTCCCGTTCCCGCTGCCTGCGCGGCTTCGCCCGTTCGTGGCCGCCTAGGGTCGGCCGTTCTGTCGCGACCGCTTCGCGGCGCGTGAGCCCGCCGGGTTCATCACGTCTTCTGAACGAATGTTCTGACAACCATTGCGGAATAACTCAAACTGTTTTATAAATTACGGCAGGGTCCGGGACGAGGGCGTGAAAAAGCCCACCGGAATCGAAGCAAGGGAGCATCGATGAAACGCAGCAGAGTTCTGGCCGCCGTAGTGGCCGCATCCACTCTCGTCGCATTGGCGGGATGTTCGTCCTCCGGAGCGGGCGACGGCAAGACGATCAAGGTCGCCTATCAGGACTTCGGGTCCAACCTGATCGACAACCTCATGAAAGACGCGAAGAAGGACTTCGAAGCCGCGAACCCGGGGGAGAAGGTCACCCTGGTCCCGATCAAGGCGGCCGAGAACGACTACTACACCAAGCTCTCGCTCATGAACCGGAGCGCCTCGACGGCCCCGGACGTCATGTGGGAGGACACGTTCCTGATCCGCTCGGATGCCCAGGCCGGCTACCTGGAGCCGCTCGACTCCTACGCGAACAAATGGACGGACTGGTCGCAGTTCTTCGACAACGCCAAAGACGCCGGCAAGGGCGACAACGGCAAGATCTACGGGATCCCGATGGGGACAGACACCCGCGGGCTCTGGTACAACAAAGACATCTTCGCGAAGGCGGGACTGCCCACCGACTGGAAGCCGAAGACCTGGAACGACGTGCTCGACGCGGCGAAGACCATCAAAGACAAGGTTCCCGGCGTGACGCCGCTGAACATCTTCTCCGGCAAGGCCGCCGGTGAGGCGAGCTCCATGCAGGGCTTCGAGATGCTGCTCTACGGAGCGAGCCAGGACGGCCTGTACGACAGCTCGTCGCAGAAGTGGATCGTCGGATCCAAGGCGTTCACCGACTCACTGAACGTGCTCAAAGAGGTCTACCAGGGCGGCCTCGGGCCGGCGCAGGAGATCACCAGCGACACGAACTACCAGAACATCGTCGGCGCCCAGCTCATCCCCCAGGGCAAGCTGGCGATCAACCTCGACGGCTCCTGGCTCGGGAACACCTGGCAGAAGGACGGCGCGACGCCGTGGCCGGCGTGGAGCACGGTGATGGGGGTCGCACCGATGCCGACGCAGGACGGCCAGAAGCCGGGAAGCATCAGCATGTCGGGCGGCTGGACGCTCTCGATGGGGGCGAAGAGCAGCTCGAAGGATGAGGCGTGGAAGTTCATCGCCATGGTCAACGACAAGGAGCACGCGCTCAAGACGGACAAGACGCTGAGCTGGATCCCGGTGCGGAAAGATGTCGCGGCCGACCCCTCGTACGCCGAGGGCAACCCGACCGCCGCCTTCTTCTCCTCGCTGGTCGACGTCACCAAGTTCCGGCCCGCGACACCCGACTACTCGAAGATCTCCAACGGTATCCAGGTGGCGATGGAGTCGGTGATGACCGGCCAGCAGTCGCCGTCGGAGGCCGCGAAGACCTACGACGACACGGTCGTGGGCATCGTCGGAAAAGACAAGACGAAGTCGGAGTAACACCGTGACGTCGACTGTCGACGCCGTCGGAACCGACGCGCGCGGCCGAGGGGTGCCCACCCCTCGGCCGCCGCGCCCGGAACCCTCGGCCCGTTCGCGCAAGGTGCGGCGCTCCGTGGCCCGGGCTGCTCCACTGGTCCCGGCCATCGGCCTGCTGCTGGTGTTCCTGGTCGGACCGATCCTCTCGTCGTTCTACGGCTCGTTCACCAACTCGTCGCTCACCGGCGCCGCGGCGGCCCAGAGCCAGTGGATCGGCTTCAAGAACTACACCGACCTCTTCGCCAGCCCCGACTTCCCGGTTGCGGTCGTGCTCACCCTCGTGTTCGTGATCGGCTCCGCCGTGATCGGCCAGAACATCGTGGGCATGGTGCTGGCCCTGCTGATGCGCTCAGGCGGGCGGGTGATCGGAGCGATCGTCTCCACCTTCGTCGTCGGAGCCTGGGTGCTCCCGGAGATCGTGGCCGCGTTCGCCTCGTACGCGTTCTTCAGCTCGAAGGGAACCCTCAACGCGATCCTCGGCCTGTTCGGGATCACCGGGCCCGCCTGGCTCTTCGCCTTCCCGATGCTCGCGGTCATCCTCGCCAACACCTGGCGCGGCGCCGCCTTCTCGATGCTCGTCTACTCGGCGGCGCTGCAGGAGGTGCCGCCGGAGATCACCGAGGCGGCCGAGGTCGATGGCGCCAACGGGGTGAAACGGTTCTTCCTCATCACCTTGCCGATGATCCGCCGCAGCATCTCCACGAACATGATGCTCATCACGCTTCAGACCCTCTCGGTCTTCACGCTCATCTATGTGATGACCGGCGGCGGCCCGGGCAACAAGAGCATGACTCTGCCGGTGCTGGCCTACCAGGAGGCATTCAAGTTCTCCGAACTCGGCTACGGCACGGCCATCGCGACGATCCTGCTGCTCGTGGGCGCGGTCTTCGCCGTGGTCTACGTTCGCGCCCTCAGAACGGAGAAGGACTGATGCGACTGTCCTCACCCAATGGAACGGCCCTCAAATGGACCGCCAACATCCTGCTGCTCCTCATCGGCGTCGTCTTCGTGCTGCCGATCGTCTGGGTGGTGCTCGCCTCGTTCGACGGTTCCGCCACGCTGGCGGTCGG contains the following coding sequences:
- a CDS encoding YcnI family copper-binding membrane protein, encoding MKKSTIAASIAAGTTALLLLAAPLAASAHVRIDPDSAAAGSYATLSFKVPTESATAGTVKLVVDLPTDTPFTSVTYQPLAGWTTTVDTEKLAKPVKTDDGTITEAPVRVTWTADSGVQIAPGQFQLFTISAGAVPNTGQVLLPAHQTYSDGTVVNWADKTPASGKEPEHPAPTLYVNDPVPAGESANPVVATTSPAPAAPTADPAADAVAIGLGIGGLALGAIALVVAVFAATRRSRAKVDA
- a CDS encoding carbohydrate ABC transporter permease, with the translated sequence MTSTVDAVGTDARGRGVPTPRPPRPEPSARSRKVRRSVARAAPLVPAIGLLLVFLVGPILSSFYGSFTNSSLTGAAAAQSQWIGFKNYTDLFASPDFPVAVVLTLVFVIGSAVIGQNIVGMVLALLMRSGGRVIGAIVSTFVVGAWVLPEIVAAFASYAFFSSKGTLNAILGLFGITGPAWLFAFPMLAVILANTWRGAAFSMLVYSAALQEVPPEITEAAEVDGANGVKRFFLITLPMIRRSISTNMMLITLQTLSVFTLIYVMTGGGPGNKSMTLPVLAYQEAFKFSELGYGTAIATILLLVGAVFAVVYVRALRTEKD
- a CDS encoding copper resistance CopC family protein, with the translated sequence MRSLRVLTASLAATGAVALALLPAVGASAHDYLVNSSPAADSVVTEPLQRVTLTFNDRVLDLSGDGSSSLVTVTGPDSRHFETGCATTADTVVSAPVSLGSAGKYTITYQIVSADGHTVSNSLGFTYQPPAGTVAAAGSDGTVCGKKGGDAVATDTATAPAAPPTETAGSAAPTQPSADSGNLGPVIGIAIGIVVLAIAGVLVVVLTGRRKPPTATPEDPHDDEADKRNPADG
- a CDS encoding extracellular solute-binding protein, with amino-acid sequence MKRSRVLAAVVAASTLVALAGCSSSGAGDGKTIKVAYQDFGSNLIDNLMKDAKKDFEAANPGEKVTLVPIKAAENDYYTKLSLMNRSASTAPDVMWEDTFLIRSDAQAGYLEPLDSYANKWTDWSQFFDNAKDAGKGDNGKIYGIPMGTDTRGLWYNKDIFAKAGLPTDWKPKTWNDVLDAAKTIKDKVPGVTPLNIFSGKAAGEASSMQGFEMLLYGASQDGLYDSSSQKWIVGSKAFTDSLNVLKEVYQGGLGPAQEITSDTNYQNIVGAQLIPQGKLAINLDGSWLGNTWQKDGATPWPAWSTVMGVAPMPTQDGQKPGSISMSGGWTLSMGAKSSSKDEAWKFIAMVNDKEHALKTDKTLSWIPVRKDVAADPSYAEGNPTAAFFSSLVDVTKFRPATPDYSKISNGIQVAMESVMTGQQSPSEAAKTYDDTVVGIVGKDKTKSE
- a CDS encoding TetR/AcrR family transcriptional regulator, which produces METPTTSSKRTGGRSAAVIHNVRTAVEELVKERGSERVTVPMIAERAGVNPTSIYRRWGDLPTLLNDIATYRLDPERPLPESGTLQGDLTAWASEIVRHYGKPVNAALLRGGAANAGERTSDCLRNRHAEATMFVARADAVGVTPDDIVDHVVAPIIYRVIFQPWTLTEHTAADLVGRLFATIPSSARGVGGAS
- a CDS encoding MarP family serine protease, which translates into the protein MELVVDVVLVVLAVIAIAVGWGHGAIRAAGSLVGLGLGLWGGLSLAPMVVGWLAAAGWGSATQRSIVAAIVILACAAVAYAIAAGLATLIGKLVRHGPVRWLDSLVGAALGLLTWAVVVWLVAGFALATNLATVVQAAGSSKVVAALDALAPIPSSTVVGAVDDALADAGLPKVFESGEAIKTVQAPDPSVPAAVDRAKRSVVTVLASKPECGVDSEGSGWVVSQGRVVTNAHVVAGASAIVVRDPSTDQPMRASLIAFDPERDLAVLDVTGLTAPPLEIGEDLSTGDQAYAAGYPGNGPYTVSPERVRDRMIARGTDIYQSGSVDRDIYALRGSVRPGNSGGPLLDSQGKVVGVVFARSTIDPDTGYALTLDELRPVLNSVGAAPIGTGGCATG
- a CDS encoding ROK family transcriptional regulator; the encoded protein is MPRGANLPVIAAFNETVLLDAIRRSEGGLSRVELARKTGLSAQTVTNVSRRLLAQGLIREGGSRQIDGPGKPRTMLLLEPTGSYAIGVHLDPTVITCVLLDLESTVVEHTRRHSPVSGDAAETVALAVDAVTELLEISGVDRGRVSGIGVAAPGPIDAETGVVVRPPLVPGWTDFHLRDELTAATGLPTLVAKDVTAAAVAERWRDPAGASGNFAFVYYGTGVGVGLVLANDVYTGASQNAGDVGHSIVDPTGPPCFCGRRGCYGESVRPHRLVLSAIRDGVIAAPDGVLVTPGADGPEAVLDVETVDELFTELVRAADDGDAAAERILDRSVRNTAIYVSNLAALLDIDRVVFGGPTWSRVEQRYLRLLPLRLAEADMGILTHPVSISSSAVGDDVAAVGAACLVLDSTFSPRATLR
- a CDS encoding MFS transporter, with the translated sequence MITLEETGSLPALHSTRRGLRPMAAFVGSALAFVAVAFSVGAPSPLFVLYQHEWGFADAMLTVAFAIYAVTLLVTLLIAGSLSDHIGRRPVLIAALALEAAAMLLFLFAQDIGWIVVARAVQGVGTGAAMATFSASLVELAPERHKKLGAVIGSTAPIGGIALGAIVTGVVVQFAAQPTVWIFSALVLVFAAGLLVVVGSHETVERRPGAVRSLIPRLMIPQAARREFVGALPLLAAAWMLSGLFIGLAPSIVRGVFHLESGLVNGAVVGLAPATGAAAGLLLSRYPARLSTIGGTVAILVGVGLTVVSVTGDALWLLFAASAVGGVGFGAAFSAVMRILAPLAPAEQRAELFAGVYLVNYLAYGLPALVAGELIAVVGLVPTVAWYAGVIGVVAIVAIVAQLMLTRPRPLTAGR
- a CDS encoding NADPH:quinone reductase — protein: MKAVAYTSTGPSSVLALEERDEPHAGVGEVRVRIHVSGVNPTDWKSRRGGGAAALPRPQVPNQDGSGVVDEIGPGVTAFAPGDRVWVWDAAYQRPNGTAQELVVLPVRQVVALPDTADFDLGASLGIPALTAHRTLTTHELGPRELTPGSLSGRTVLVAGGAGAVGHAAIQLAVWAGATVVSTVSSPAKARLAEAAGAHHVVDYRDTDAAEAIGALAPRGIDIIVEVNPGANAELDVRVAAADATIAIYADSPAALAVPVRPSMTKNLRYQFVLTYTTPAEAKDAAVRAVTAAVADGALPVGAAHGLPITRFPLSETAAAHDAVENGLVGKALIDLP